In Polyodon spathula isolate WHYD16114869_AA chromosome 11, ASM1765450v1, whole genome shotgun sequence, one genomic interval encodes:
- the LOC121322861 gene encoding P2Y purinoceptor 14-like encodes MILRSKSKTFAAKSRTLLDMDAGNLTNSSMNSTASDYNSVFTKTLLPLLYSCIFLAGLSLNCLAAWIFFKIPSQTSFTVYFKNIVVADLFMTVSFPFKIVNDFGLGSWYLRVVVCRYTAVMFYLNMYTGIIFLGLISLERYVKIVKPPRASIILNATFSQTLSTATWILIMILLVPNIILTSKEATEDTSKNCIQLKTDLGVQWHNVSNYACIAAFWVVFLLMFFCYTSISKTIYDSYKKFRRDNTKSRRKSKRNIFSLLVVFFICFVPYHACRIFYTLSQTVDIFSEQTKYVLFHIKEGTLLLSALNVCLDPVIYFLMCKTFRELLVERFSKKVSDSKRKSLTAPYSESVM; translated from the exons ATGATACTAAGATCAAAATCAAAGACATTTGCTGCTAAATCAAGGACACTG CTAGACATGGACGCTGGAAACCTTACGAATTCAAGCATGAACAGCACGGCCTCCGACTACAACAGTGTTTTTACAAAGACACTGCTGCCTCTGCTTTACTCCTGTATTTTCCTGGCTGGGCTCAGTTTAAACTGCCTGGCAGCCTGGATTTTCTTCAAAATTCCAAGTCAGACCAGttttacagtttatttcaaaAACATTGTGGTGGCCGACCTGTTCATGACAGTGTCTTTCCCCTTCAAGATTGTCAACGACTTCGGCCTGGGGAGCTGGTATCTGCGGGTTGTGGTGTGCCGTTACACAGCCGTCATGTTCTATTTAAACATGTACACGGGGATCATTTTCCTTGGGCTGATCAGTTTGGAGCGCTATGTCAAAATTGTGAAACCCCCCAGAGCCTCTATCATTCTGAATGCCACGTTCTCCCAAACACTGTCGACAGCAACATGGATTCTTATTATGATCCTTCTGGTACCAAATATCATTTTAACCAGCAAAGAGGCCACCGAAGACACTTCAAAGAACTGCATTCAACTCAAGACTGACCTGGGCGTGCAGTGGCACAATGTTTCCAACTATGCCTGCATAGCTGCCTTCTGGGTTGTTTTtctgctgatgtttttttgttacacttCAATTTCGAAGACTATCTACGATTCTTACAAAAAGTTCAGAAGGGACAACACCAAAAGTAGAAGGAAATCCAAGCGGAACATCTTCAGTCTTCTTGTGGTGTTTTTCATCTGTTTTGTGCCATACCATGCTTGCAGGATTTTCTACACCTTAAGTCAAACTGTCGACATATTCAGTGAGCAGACCAAGTATGTACTGTTCCATATAAAGGAAGGCACTCTGCTCTTATCAGCGCTGAACGTGTGCCTCGATCCTGTGATTTACTTTCTCATGTGCAAGACATTTCGGGAGTTGCTTGTAGAAAGATTTTCGAAGAAAGTATCTGATTCTAAGAGAAAGTCCCTGACTGCTCCTTACAGTGAAAGCGTAATGTGA
- the LOC121322863 gene encoding probable G-protein coupled receptor 171: MKMNWSSSEADHSEYCAVNDQMEPFTYFYYMIFLTGIIGSSVALWAFKQHGKNNSQCINIYLLNLLTSDFLLTLALPFKIAVDLGIAPWKLKIFHCQFSACLIYINMYASITFLAFVSVDRYLQITQSSKLLRIQNVGFAKMMSGVVWGLVLFIMVPNMLIPIKTIEEKTLVTCAEFKQELGLNWHILTNFICIAIFLNASAAILISNWLVLKRLCRKRNYENHHNVKQAMFNILVVTLGYVVCFVPYHIVRTPYTFTQNKVITDCSLKRSLFLAKESTLLLSVLNLCFDPVLYYHLSHSFRQKVSEAFKPQRQPSKKTQFRLKNETCSIKEKETLTTVENDLK, encoded by the coding sequence ATGAAGATGAATTGGTCTTCTTCGGAAGCTGATCACAGTGAGTACTGCGCAGTCAACGACCAAATGGAGCCGTTCACTTACTTCTACTACATGATCTTCTTGACTGGAATCATTGGGAGCTCTGTGGCACTGTGGGCATTCAAACAGCATGGCAAAAACAACAGCCAATGCATAAACATTTACCTGCTCAACCTACTAACTTCAGACTTCTTACTGACTCTGGCCTTGCCTTTTAAAATTGCTGTTGACTTAGGCATTGCCCCTTGGAAACTGAAGATCTTCCACTGCCAGTTCTCTGCCTGCCtcatatacataaacatgtacGCATCCATTACATTCTTAGCTTTTGTGAGCGTAGATCGGTACCTTCAGATAACTCAAAGCTCAAAACTGTTAAGGATACAGAATGTGGGATTTGCTAAAATGATGTCTGGAGTCGTGTGGGGTTTGGTGCTGTTCATCATGGTCCCGAACATGCTAATTCCCATCAAGACTATAGAAGAAAAAACTCTGGTCACCTGCGCCGAATTCAAACAGGAACTTGGGCTCAACTGGCACATACTTACAAATTTCATATGCATCGCTATATTTCTGAATGCTTCGGCCGCTATACTGATTTCAAATTGGCTTGTCTTGAAGCGCCTATGTCGAAAAAGGAACTACGAGAACCACCACAATGTAAAGCAGGCTATGTTCAATATCCTGGTTGTCACCCTAggatatgttgtttgttttgttccgtaccacatcgtTCGAACCCCGTACACGTTTACACAGAACAAGGTCATCACCGACTGCTCGCTGAAGCGCTCGCTGTTTTTAGCCAAGGAAAGTACCTTGCTGCTGTCGGTGCTAAATCTTTGTTTTGATCCAGTCCTCTACTACCATCTCTCACACTCCTTTAGACAAAAGGTCTCTGAGGCATTCAAGCCACAAAGACAGCCTTCCAAAAAAACACAGTTCCGGCTGAAAAATGAAACgtgttcaataaaagaaaaagaaaccttAACAACTGTAGAAAATGACCTAAAATAA
- the LOC121322862 gene encoding G-protein coupled receptor 87-like: MEMHPSSNSSNVMRNRTTDKNGTLDEIEMFTVIICALYTFIFLGGLILNTLAAWIFFQLKNRTTFIFYLKNIAVADLIITLTFPFKIISDLGLGHWKLKAFVCRYSAVIFYCNMYVSILFLGLISLDRYLKIVKPFGISRMYNVKFTKFVSLGVWLCMILISMPNIIFTDVSPTKETAGNCSSLKSHFGLVWHGVVIYVNICIFAAVFIVLAACYISISRHIYRSNQQFAGSENERKHNQNILIILFVFFICFVPYHLWRIPFTLTQIGSKFDKYGTFILTHGKIVTLFLSACNVCLDPIIYFLMCKSFTKMLRTKLHIGPSVDFNGSTCSSRGTVKLRRFREYTSTNI, from the exons ATGG aaatgcatCCAAGCTCCAACTCTTCCAACGTGATGAGAAACAGGACTACTGACAAAAATGGGACTCTTGACGAGATTGAAATGTTTACCGTGATCATCTGTGCGTTGTATACCTTCATTTTCCTCGGTGGATTGATACTGAACACTTTGGCcgcttggattttctttcagttAAAAAACAGGACAACTTTCATATTTTATCTGAAAAACATTGCTGTTGCAGACTTAATAATAACACTGACATTTCCCTTTAAAATAATCAGTGACTTAGGACTGGGACACTGGAAATTAAAGGCTTTTGTGTGCCGCTATTCTGCAGTCATATTCTACTGTAACATGTATGTTAGCATACTTTTCCTTGGACTGATCAGCTTAGACAGATATCTAAAAATTGTGAAACCATTCGGCATCTCCAGAATGTACAATGTTAAGTTCACAAAATTTGTGTCTTTAGGAGTGTGGCTGTGCATGATCCTTATTTCGATGCCAAACATAATCTTCACAGATGTAAGTCCAACAAAAGAAACAGCTGGCAACTGTTCATCTCTAAAAAGCCACTTTGGTCTTGTGTGGCATGGAGTGGTAATCTATGTGAATATCTGCATATTTGCAGCTGTTTTCATTGTATTAGCTGCATGCTACATTTCGATCTCCAGGCACATCTATCGTTCAAATCAGCAGTTTGCAGGTTCTGAGAACGAAAGAAAGCACaatcaaaatatattaataattctgtttgttttttttatttgttttgtgccgTACCACTTGTGGAGAATACCGTTTACATTAACTCAGATAGGCTCAAAATTTGATAAGTATGGGACTTTCATTTTGACACATGGCAAAATTGTTACTCTCTTTCTGTCTGCGTGCAACGTCTGCCTGGAcccaattatatattttcttatgtgCAAGTCCTTTACCAAAATGCTGcgaacaaaactgcacattggacCTAGTGTTGATTTCAATGGGTCCACATGCAGCTCCAGAGGAACAGTCAAGCTACGCAGATTCCGAGAATACACATCCACGAACATTTAG